TATCACCGTTATTGACAGGTAGGTGCTGTCGGTGGAGATCGACGCCTGGGAGGAGCGCTGGATTGAACTGGGGCGAATAGACTCTGGAATTGTGTGTGTCGTTGTTCATACTTTTAGAGATGTCGACGGTGAGGAGTCTATCCGCATCATTTCGGCACGACCGGCGACAAAATGGGAAGAATTGCAGTATTATGAGGGTAAGTAATATGAAAAAAGAATACGATTTTTCACAGGCAGTACGCGGCAAGTTTTACCGGCATGATAAGCAAGCAAAAATTGTCGTTCATCTCAAGAAAAACACTAAGCATACCCGCTTCGAAATCTATGAGGATCCCAGCGGCCTGTTCCACTTCCGCCTTCAGGATGACAGG
The sequence above is a segment of the Spirochaeta lutea genome. Coding sequences within it:
- a CDS encoding BrnT family toxin, which gives rise to MEIDAWEERWIELGRIDSGIVCVVVHTFRDVDGEESIRIISARPATKWEELQYYEGK
- a CDS encoding YegP family protein, translating into MKKEYDFSQAVRGKFYRHDKQAKIVVHLKKNTKHTRFEIYEDPSGLFHFRLQDDRHTVFASQSFESKEACLEALSELKQSSIIAPTVFA